One Mangifera indica cultivar Alphonso chromosome 4, CATAS_Mindica_2.1, whole genome shotgun sequence genomic region harbors:
- the LOC123212840 gene encoding cyclase-associated protein 1: MEEKLIARLEAAVVRLETLSLSSRGGVGVGDGGADVAVDPSIVAFDDMMGQYFGRVSTAADKIGGQVLDATKILEEAFTVEKELLIKIKQTQKPDLAGLAEFLKPLNEVIMKAIKMTEGRRSDFFNHLKTSADSLSALVWIAYTGKDCGMSMPIAHVEESWQMAEFYNNKILVEYKTKDPNHVEWAKAMKELYLPGLRDYVKSHYPLGPVWSATGKTVASAPTRAPLTGAPTPPPPPPASLFSSESSRASSSQPKEGMAAVFQEISSKPVTTGLRKITDDMKTKNRRDRTGIVAAGEKEVRTASPSFSKVGPPKLELQMGRKWVVENQIGRKNLVIDDCDAKQSVYIFGCKDSVLQIQGKVNNITVDKCTKMGIVFTDVVAACEIVNCNGVEVQCQGSAPTISVDNTSGCQIYLSNDSLGASITTAKSSEINVMIPGAKPDEDWGEHALPQQFVHVYKDGQFETTPVSHSGG; this comes from the exons ATGGAGGAGAAGCTGATAGCGCGGCTGGAGGCGGCGGTGGTCCGGCTGGAGACCTTGTCGCTGTCGTCACGTGGTGGTGTGGGGGTTGGTGACGGTGGTGCTGACGTGGCGGTGGATCCTTCGATTGTGGCGTTTGATGATATGATGGGACAGTATTTCGGTAGGGTTTCAACTGCTGCTGATAAAATCGGAGGTCAGGTTCTTGATGCCACGAAGATTCTTGAAGAAGCTTTTACTGTGGAGAAGGAGCTTCTTATCAAGATTAAGCAAACTCAG AAACCTGACCTTGCGGGATTGGCTGAATTTCTTAAACCATTGAACGAAGTAATTATGAAAGCAATTAAAATGACAGAAGGAAGGCGGTCTGATTTCTTTAACCACTTAAAGACTTCTGCTGATAGTCTCTCAGCTTTAGTGTGGATTGCATATACAGGAAAAGACTGTG GAATGAGCATGCCTATTGCTCATGTGGAAGAAAGTTGGCAAATGGCTGAATTTTACAACAACAAG ATTCTTGTGGAGTACAAAACTAAAGACCCAAATCATGTTGAGTGGGCCAAAGCTATGAAGGAATTGTATTTGCCTGGTTTGAGGGATTATGTTAAGAGTCATTATCCTTTGGGGCCAGTGTGGAGTGCTACTGGGAAAACAGTGGCTTCTGCTCCAACAAGGGCTCCACTGACTGGCGCTCCcactcctcctcctcctccgccGGCCTCTCTTTTCAGTTCTGAGTCTTCTCGAGCATCTTCATCACAACCCAAAGAAGGGATGGCTGCTGTTTTTCAAGAAATTAGTTCAAAGCCTGTAACTACTG GCCTGAGAAAGATCACTGATGATATGAAGACCAAAAATCGCAGAGATAGAACTGGTATTGTTGCTGCTGGTGAAAAAGAAGTTCGCACTGCTTCACCTTCATTCTCTAAAGTTGGGCCTCCCAAACTAGAGCTTCAAATGGGTCGTAA GTGGGTTGTTGAGAATCAAATTGGAAGAAAGAACTTAGTTATTGATGATTGTGATGCAAAGCAATCTGTGTACATTTTTGGATGCAAAGACTCTGTTTTGCAGATTCAag GAAAAGTAAACAATATTACAGTTGACAAATGCACCAAGATGGGAATTGTATTTACT GATGTGGTGGCTGCATGTGAGATTGTAAATTGCAATGGTGTTGAGGTGCAGTGTCAG GGTTCAGCTCCAACAATCTCAGTGGACAACACGTCAGGTTGCCAGATATATTTAAGCAATGATTCTTTGGGGGCATCTATAACAACAGCCAAGTCAAGTGAAATCAATGTTATGATTCCTGGTGCGAAGCCAGATGAAGATTGG GGGGAGCATGCTTTGCCACAGCAGTTTGTTCATGTATACAAGGATGGCCAGTTTGAAACAACTCCAGTCTCCCACTCCGGAGGCTAA
- the LOC123212841 gene encoding glucan endo-1,3-beta-glucosidase 7-like — protein MATLTLFFSLLLLQALRFASSQSFIGVNYGQVADNLPPAEATAKLLQSTSIQKLRLYGADPAIIKALANTGIGIAIGAANGDIPALASDPNAAAQWINTNVLPFYPASKIILINVGNEVMISNDQNLINQLLPAMQNVQNALNSASLGGKIKVSTVHAMSVLSQSDPPSSGLFYPSLQGPMKGILQFLKDNGSPFTVNPYPFFAYQSDPRPETLAFCLFQPNAGRVDSGTGIKYMNMFDAQLDAVHSALNAMGFKDVEIVVAETGWPYRGDPNEVGPGVENAKAYNGNLISHLRSMVGTPLMPGKSVDTYIFALYDEDLKPGPSSERAFGLFKPDLTVTYDAGLSKSSQTPSTPTTPVAPSPKPTTTGWCVPKAGVPDDQLQASLDYACGQGIDCSAIQPGGACFEPNTVSSHAAYAMNLYYQKSEKKPSNCDFSQSATLTSQNPSYNGCNYPGGST, from the exons ATGGCTACCCTcactctcttcttctctctccttctcctCCAAGCTCTTCGCTTCGCAA GTTCGCAGTCGTTTATTGGAGTGAATTATGGGCAAGTGGCTGATAATCTGCCGCCGGCGGAAGCTACGGCGAAGCTTCTACAGTCTACGTCCATACAAAAACTGAGGCTGTACGGAGCAGATCCAGCTATTATTAAAGCTCTGGCTAATACCGGAATCGGAATCGCTATCGGTGCTGCTAATGGAGATATTCCAGCTCTGGCTTCTGATCCTAACGCCGCCGCTCAGTGGATCAACACAAATGTCTTGCCTTTCTACCCCGCTAGCAAAATTATTCTTATCAACGTCGGAAATGAG GTAATGATCTCCAATGACCAAAACCTCATCAATCAGCTTCTCCCAGCGATGCAGAATGTCCAAAACGCACTCAACTCGGCCTCACTCGGTGGCAAAATCAAAGTATCAACCGTGCATGCAATGTCCGTGTTGAGTCAGTCTGATCCGCCGTCTTCGGGATTGTTCTACCCGAGTCTCCAAGGCCCGATGAAGGGAATATTGCAGTTTCTAAAAGACAACGGATCCCCTTTTACCGTCAACCCATATCCCTTCTTTGCGTACCAGAGCGACCCAAGACCCGAAACTCTTGCTTTCTGCCTGTTCCAACCCAACGCCGGCCGGGTTGACTCCGGAACAGGTATCAAGTACATGAACATGTTTGATGCTCAG CTTGATGCTGTACACTCTGCTTTGAATGCAATGGGGTTCAAGGATGTTGAGATTGTGGTTGCTGAAACCGGATGGCCTTACCGTGGAGACCCCAATGAGGTTGGACCGGGTGTTGAGAATGCCAAGGCTTATAATGGAAACTTGATTTCTCACCTTCGATCAATGGTGGGAACTCCATTGATGCCTGGAAAATCTGTGGATACTTATATCTTTGCTCTTTATGATGAGGACTTGAAACCTGGCCCTTCCTCTGAACGTGCCTTTGGGCTCTTCAAACCCGATCTTACGGTAACTTATGATGCTGGTCTTTCAAAGAGTAGCCAG ACTCCATCTACTCCAACAACTCCGGTGGCTCCATCACCGAAACCAACAACAACAGGTTGGTGTGTGCCCAAGGCTGGTGTCCCTGATGATCAATTGCAGGCAAGTCTTGACTACGCCTGTGGCCAAGGCATTGATTGTAGTGCCATTCAACCAGGAGGTGCCTGTTTTGAACCAAATACTGTATCATCACATGCTGCTTATGCCATGAATCTTTACTACCAGAAGTCTGAGAAAAAGCCATCGAACTGTGATTTCTCACAATCGGCTACACTCACATCGCAAAATCcta GTTATAATGGTTGCAACTATCCTGGTGGGAGCACCTGA
- the LOC123212843 gene encoding guanine nucleotide-binding protein subunit beta-2-like — translation MSVSELKERHAAAVELFNTLREQLKQKRQQLHDTDVAGFARARGETPVSFAPTDLVCCRTLQGHTGKVYSLDWTPDRNRIVSASQDGRLIVWNALTSQKTHAIKLPCAWVRTCAFSPTGQSVASGGLDSNCSIFNLNSPTDKDGNVPVSRILSGHKGYVSCCQYVPDEDTHLITSSGDHTCVLWDITTGLKTSVFGGEFLSGHTVDVLSVSINPTNSRLFVSGSCDATARLWDTRAASRAVRTFHGHERDVNAVKFFPDGYSFATGSDDGTCRLFDVRTGHQLQVYYQQHTDNEVPRVTSIAFSISGRLLFVGYTNSDCYIWDTLLAKVVSNLGTLQNSHEGRISCLGLSADGSALCTGSWDTT, via the exons ATGTCTGTTTCGGAGTTGAAAGAGCGCCATGCCGCCGCCGTAGAATTGTTCAACACTCTAAGAGAACAGTTGAAACAGAAGCGCCAGCAGTTACATGATACAGACG TTGCTGGGTTTGCGAGGGCGCGTGGTGAAACTCCGGTCAGCTTTGCTCCTACTGATCTGGTTTGTTGTAGGACCTTGCAGGGTCACACTGGCAAG GTATATTCACTGGATTGGACTCCTGATAGGAATCGTATTGTCAGTGCATCTCAGGATGGACGATTAATTGTGTGGAATGCCCTTACTAGCCAGAAAACTCATGCTATAAAACTCCCTTGTGCATGGGTAAGGACGTGTGCCTTCTCTCCAACTGGTCAATCTGTTGCCTCTGGTGGTCTTGATAGCAATTGCTCCATTTTCAATCTGAATTCACCGACTGACAAGGATGGGAATGTGCCAGTATCACGAATCCTCAGTGGGCATAAGGGTTATGTGTCTTGCTGTCAGTATGTTCCAGATGAGGACACTCACCTAATTACTAGTTCTGGTGATCATACATGTGTTTTGTGGGATATTACTACAGGCTTAAAAACTTCTGTGTTTGGAGGAGAATTTCTGTCTGGACACACTGTTGATGTACTAAg TGTTTCAATTAATCCCACAAATTCAAGACTTTTTGTATCTGGTTCCTGTGATGCTACTGCCCGATTATGGGATACCCGAGCTGCAAGTCGAGCAGTGCGTACATTTCATGGGCATGAGAGAGATGTTAATGCGGTGAAGTTCTTTCCAGATGGTTATAGTTTTGCGACCGGTTCAGATGATGGAACCTGCAGGTTATTTGATGTCAGGACTGGTCACCAACTCCAAGTCTATTATCAGCAGCATACTGATAATGAGGTCCCACGTGTAACCTCCATTGCTTTCTCCATATCTGGAAGACTTCTTTTTGTTGGATATACAAATAGTGATTGCTATATATGGGACACTTTATTAGCTAAG GTTGTTTCGAACTTGGGAACTCTCCAGAACTCACACGAGGGCAGGATCAGTTGTTTGGGCTTGTCAGCTGATGGAAGTGCCTTGTGTACAGGAAGTTGGGATACAACCTAA